One stretch of Bordetella avium DNA includes these proteins:
- a CDS encoding gamma-glutamylcyclotransferase, with protein sequence MSGASRSFRLWTPEERQASLQQALSHWREGQDLWVYGYGSLIWRPDFAFEERRLATLRGHHRALCLWSRVNRGTPECPGLVFGLDRGGSCRGVVYRLAGAQVPDYFPALWDREMSTGAYLPRWLGCETEQGVVQALVFVMNRDNPGYVSTLPEDEVVAIIRRAAGRYGPCTDYVVETARALREAGIRDARLDVLARRLMSGPE encoded by the coding sequence GTGTCGGGCGCCTCCAGGTCTTTTCGCCTTTGGACGCCCGAAGAACGCCAAGCGTCGCTGCAACAGGCCCTGTCTCATTGGCGCGAGGGCCAGGATCTTTGGGTGTATGGCTATGGATCGCTCATCTGGCGGCCCGATTTCGCTTTCGAAGAGCGCCGTCTGGCCACGCTGCGCGGCCATCATCGGGCGCTTTGCCTCTGGTCCCGGGTCAATCGCGGTACACCCGAGTGCCCCGGTCTGGTGTTCGGCCTGGATCGCGGCGGCTCCTGCCGTGGCGTTGTTTACCGCCTGGCCGGCGCGCAGGTGCCCGACTATTTTCCCGCGCTCTGGGACCGCGAAATGTCCACCGGCGCCTACCTGCCGCGCTGGCTCGGTTGTGAAACCGAGCAGGGCGTGGTTCAGGCGCTGGTGTTTGTCATGAATCGCGACAACCCAGGGTATGTCAGCACGCTGCCCGAAGATGAGGTCGTGGCCATCATTCGGCGCGCTGCGGGCCGTTACGGCCCCTGCACGGATTATGTCGTCGAAACCGCCCGGGCACTGCGTGAGGCAGGCATCCGCGATGCGCGGCTCGATGTGCTGGCCCGCCGTTTGATGAGCGGTCCCGAGTAA
- a CDS encoding two-partner secretion domain-containing protein codes for MKHPILPFPRARLSIAAIFPVLLFGNTLAHAQVVPTNGSAVSNVGSATLININRPDANKASYNQFSSFEALGVVLNNATKNTDTKLIGGVKRNEALGGTSANLIILDNIGNAPTKLNGLVEIAGQAADLVMVGKNGVICNSCGFINTNNLTLGAGTLSRNASGTYELDTNSGQSFINITGAGLSAPDSNVNLVAEQIKLLSPIYGKDVAFNIVRGVYGIEDRTTRSLGGAFDAALGDYVGVPNVLADGDITIYTNARKLDVTNLSLTGTGNIFLSAESGAIDVTSGRWIANGTMAFAADDLSIKKTSTDSRELNIVANNLQTYGMFSVASDIDIKALDTQLAASSFDTKNGMVATTDSLSMDSVTVRGDMSLLAQNATLSSVDARGAKGEISANQIAINGGRLAYTGFDISDFDTLALNRGTLESDNLVVTARPNADVSLTGGTQLIADKLEMNNIRQFSNSGDIALSQDLVLDRAASFQNEGGIVARNLRLSDVTGTLSNTGNIKTTGVELTNVADVENSGRWSTDTFALAGTSGVFRNAGDMTATTLSVANSGDVINAGKIKTGTLDISNTNRFNNLAGAQVEASTAMTLGSLSSFLNQGRLVAQTMNANSVASIENSGNINVKNGAVLAGGQFSSQGNLWIESGTASFAFDNDVTLTGQVRAASLAVDSTTAQLTNLALNANDLRINTSGKTTLDNARIQTANSLSITADTVEASRKTLLNAPTLTVKARQQAYDDVELSGNDVALRGSRDGTGLIALSKSRIQGIDTLALGTTDTLNITQTDVSAADMQASAVGQLNIDALSKLAMGSGQFTDIAQLTQSGNVSADALVLKQIQTLDNSGTIQAKNNAEVSSINTLNNSASGVMALKATTGQGNGTITNAGQLAVDSGRLQFENWTNQNLLVGTNATLEYTNFVNQAGAVLGGLGELTVAASAGTNGSFSNSGQIDAVQDLALYGRNIDNKGAIQVGRNLQLGRQSASDPAFVSFKNYAGQGSVTVGRDFSARVDKFDSAATFSTQTDNSNSTIYAPSGRFGVPCAANGIGSCRDGFNVAEGATLVWYGSGGFIPVFGRLGRDGATVQTTTVTVTPGTYQDAPIRVGGNFDARGRASNASFNSYAATLDVAGNANITGYASKNTNAFEATSRDQIQFFTDEYKCYSDVACVNPGGNNQYEGRVANYAGLTPTDTTTVTSRTGGLRTVALSAPTPSVSAVSASAPVVVLPTDLIVDPDLSGTRNVSPVAPAAVITPQPSGTIVPPTTPQQEVKVSASNFVFPTIPGELPASEKLPVISDTQERAFDFINPARLRDDRLNRSCYSTPQGEDSTSLNTNSDAVDSRCIITVHTPKKPT; via the coding sequence ATGAAACACCCTATCCTGCCCTTTCCACGCGCCCGTTTGTCGATCGCAGCCATCTTTCCCGTTTTACTGTTCGGAAATACGCTTGCGCATGCTCAAGTCGTGCCCACCAATGGCAGCGCCGTCTCGAATGTCGGCTCGGCAACCCTGATCAATATTAATCGCCCCGACGCCAACAAGGCCTCGTATAATCAGTTTTCCAGCTTTGAAGCCCTGGGCGTTGTTTTGAACAACGCGACAAAAAATACAGACACAAAATTGATCGGCGGGGTAAAACGCAATGAGGCCCTCGGCGGAACAAGCGCCAATCTTATTATTCTCGATAATATTGGCAATGCTCCAACCAAGCTGAACGGTCTGGTCGAAATCGCCGGGCAGGCGGCAGATCTGGTCATGGTCGGCAAAAATGGCGTCATTTGTAATAGCTGTGGGTTCATCAACACCAACAATCTGACGCTTGGCGCCGGCACCCTCTCGCGCAATGCCAGCGGCACCTATGAGTTGGACACCAACAGCGGCCAGAGCTTTATCAACATAACCGGGGCGGGCCTTAGCGCCCCTGACAGCAATGTCAACCTGGTTGCCGAGCAGATAAAGCTGCTTTCACCCATTTATGGCAAAGACGTCGCCTTCAATATCGTGCGCGGGGTGTATGGCATCGAGGATCGCACCACCCGCAGCCTGGGAGGGGCCTTCGACGCGGCACTGGGCGACTATGTGGGGGTGCCGAATGTTTTGGCCGATGGCGACATCACGATATACACCAATGCCCGGAAGTTGGACGTCACCAATCTTTCTTTGACCGGCACGGGAAATATATTCCTGAGCGCCGAGAGCGGCGCCATCGATGTGACATCGGGGCGCTGGATCGCCAATGGGACCATGGCCTTCGCTGCGGATGATCTGTCGATCAAAAAGACCAGCACCGACTCGCGTGAACTGAATATCGTCGCAAACAATCTTCAGACTTACGGTATGTTTTCCGTGGCCAGCGATATCGACATCAAGGCCCTGGATACGCAATTGGCCGCCTCCTCCTTCGACACGAAGAACGGCATGGTTGCTACGACGGACTCCCTCTCCATGGACTCGGTTACCGTTCGTGGAGATATGAGCCTGCTTGCTCAGAATGCGACCCTCTCCAGCGTCGATGCGCGTGGCGCGAAAGGCGAAATCAGCGCCAATCAGATTGCGATCAATGGCGGGCGTCTGGCCTATACCGGTTTTGATATCTCCGATTTCGATACGCTCGCCCTGAATCGGGGCACGCTCGAATCCGACAATCTTGTCGTCACCGCCCGTCCTAACGCAGATGTATCGCTGACCGGCGGCACACAGTTGATCGCCGACAAGCTGGAGATGAACAATATTCGGCAATTCAGCAATAGTGGAGACATCGCCCTGAGCCAGGATCTGGTGCTCGATCGGGCTGCGTCATTTCAGAACGAGGGGGGCATAGTCGCGCGCAACCTTCGCCTGTCCGATGTGACGGGAACCCTCAGCAACACCGGCAACATCAAGACCACCGGCGTCGAATTGACGAATGTCGCTGACGTGGAAAACTCGGGCCGCTGGAGCACCGACACCTTCGCCCTGGCGGGGACTAGCGGCGTATTTCGCAATGCCGGCGATATGACCGCCACTACACTGTCTGTCGCCAACAGCGGGGATGTTATTAACGCCGGAAAAATCAAGACCGGAACACTTGATATCAGCAATACCAATCGCTTCAATAATTTGGCGGGTGCTCAGGTAGAGGCAAGCACCGCTATGACGCTGGGCAGCCTGTCATCCTTTCTCAATCAGGGGCGTCTGGTCGCTCAGACGATGAATGCCAACAGCGTTGCCAGTATCGAAAACTCGGGCAATATCAACGTAAAAAATGGTGCCGTGCTTGCAGGCGGGCAGTTCTCCTCTCAGGGGAATCTATGGATAGAAAGCGGCACGGCAAGTTTTGCTTTCGATAACGACGTGACACTGACCGGCCAGGTGCGCGCCGCCTCGCTGGCGGTGGACAGCACCACCGCGCAATTGACCAATCTCGCTCTCAACGCAAACGATTTGCGGATCAACACTTCGGGCAAGACCACGCTGGACAATGCCCGTATTCAAACGGCGAACTCCCTGTCCATCACCGCCGATACGGTCGAGGCTAGCCGCAAAACCTTGTTGAATGCGCCGACGCTGACAGTCAAGGCACGCCAGCAGGCTTATGACGACGTCGAACTGTCGGGTAATGATGTGGCTTTGCGCGGCAGTCGGGACGGCACAGGCCTCATCGCCTTGAGCAAGAGCAGAATTCAGGGCATCGACACCTTGGCGCTGGGAACGACGGATACGCTGAACATAACGCAAACCGATGTGTCGGCGGCAGACATGCAAGCCAGCGCAGTGGGGCAGTTGAATATCGATGCGCTGTCCAAGCTGGCGATGGGATCTGGACAGTTCACGGATATCGCCCAGCTTACCCAATCAGGAAACGTGAGCGCCGACGCCCTCGTACTAAAACAAATCCAGACCCTGGACAATAGCGGAACGATTCAAGCCAAGAACAATGCCGAAGTCAGCTCAATAAATACGCTGAATAATTCGGCCAGCGGCGTGATGGCGCTGAAAGCCACGACAGGGCAAGGCAACGGCACGATCACCAATGCGGGACAGCTTGCCGTCGATTCCGGCCGCTTGCAGTTCGAAAACTGGACGAATCAAAACCTGCTTGTCGGGACCAATGCAACGCTTGAATACACCAACTTCGTCAATCAGGCGGGAGCGGTGCTGGGCGGCTTGGGTGAACTGACCGTGGCGGCCTCGGCCGGCACGAATGGCAGCTTCAGCAATTCGGGCCAGATAGACGCCGTGCAGGATCTGGCGCTCTATGGCCGCAACATCGACAACAAGGGCGCCATCCAGGTGGGCCGAAATCTGCAACTGGGACGCCAGAGCGCCAGCGACCCCGCCTTCGTCAGCTTTAAGAACTATGCCGGACAGGGCAGCGTTACGGTAGGCCGGGACTTTAGCGCGCGGGTCGATAAATTCGACTCGGCGGCGACATTCAGCACCCAGACCGACAACAGCAATTCGACGATTTACGCGCCCAGCGGAAGGTTCGGCGTCCCCTGCGCCGCCAATGGGATTGGCTCCTGCCGCGATGGATTTAATGTCGCAGAAGGCGCGACCCTGGTCTGGTACGGCTCGGGAGGATTTATTCCTGTATTTGGAAGACTTGGCCGTGACGGTGCGACGGTGCAGACAACCACGGTAACGGTCACACCCGGCACCTACCAGGATGCGCCTATCAGGGTAGGCGGTAATTTTGACGCCAGAGGGCGGGCAAGCAATGCAAGCTTCAATAGTTACGCCGCCACGTTGGATGTGGCAGGCAACGCCAACATCACGGGTTATGCCAGCAAAAACACCAATGCGTTTGAGGCAACCTCTCGTGATCAGATTCAGTTTTTCACGGATGAATACAAATGCTATAGCGATGTCGCTTGCGTCAATCCCGGTGGCAATAACCAATATGAAGGGCGTGTAGCCAATTATGCCGGCCTGACGCCAACCGATACGACGACAGTGACTTCCAGAACAGGTGGGCTGCGTACAGTCGCCTTATCCGCTCCTACACCCTCAGTGTCCGCCGTATCGGCATCCGCACCGGTAGTAGTGTTGCCGACGGATTTGATCGTCGACCCGGATCTGAGCGGAACCCGAAATGTATCTCCGGTAGCGCCAGCGGCCGTGATTACGCCGCAGCCCTCCGGGACCATCGTGCCTCCGACAACGCCTCAACAGGAGGTCAAGGTCAGCGCATCGAACTTTGTGTTTCCGACGATTCCCGGCGAATTGCCGGCCAGCGAGAAATTGCCGGTCATTTCAGACACCCAGGAACGCGCTTTTGATTTCATCAACCCGGCCCGGCTGCGCGACGATCGCCTGAATCGCTCGTGCTATAGCACGCCGCAGGGTGAGGACAGCACCTCGCTGAATACCAATAGCGATGCCGTCGATTCCCGTTGCATCATTACCGTGCATACGCCCAAAAAGCCGACTTGA